The genome window TTGCCGAAGCCATAGCCTCAGTCTCGCCTTTCTTATAGTCTAAGAAAAAAATATCGAACATCAATGTATTCGAAGATCCAGTGAATTTTTCTATAATATCAGCATAATAGTTCCAAGGAAGTGGCCAAGTTCCTTCCAGCTTTTCTAGTGAGTTCGTCGTAATACCAATAATTTGAATATCATGTCTAGCTTTTGGTGGAGGATCAAATTTTCGAAGTTCAATTCTTCCAGATTCGTTTTCGAATTCTTGAACTGTCTTTGAACCGCGAAGAATTAAAAATCGAGAAGAAACTGAATCTTCTTCTAAATTCAAAAGTGGAGTGAATGTCTGAGCCAGAGTAAACATTGTAATTCCAACCACGAACGAAAGCCAGAGTGATCCACTGTATTGTTTGTTGCTCGTCGTTTTCTCTAGAATCTTATAAACAAAATAGGATGAAGCTAAGATGAGTAAAGTTCCAATCAATAGGAGAAGATGGAAATTCTCATGATGAGGATCAAATACGGAATAAGTGAGGATCGAAAATCCAGCTATTGCGACAAAGATTACGATGATATCAAGTATCTTTAAACTTTTATTCTGATCTGTGGTTGTTTCGCTCATAACTTATACAAGTTCTGATTTTTCCTAAACTATCTCAAGAACAAATTGCATTAAAAATTGAAAAACAACCTAAGATTTTTATCTAAGCCAACAAAACCACAAGATCAATTTATCGCATTGCTGATCGAATAGATTTGCAATAGATTTCTAATTTTTCTGCGCAAATTTCCAGATTTGAACCATGATCCTCAATAATTTTTTGAATGGAAGATCCAATAATGACGCCATCAGAAAATTTAGAAATTTTGGCAGCTTGGTCAGGAGTTGAAATTCCAAAACCTGCAGCGATTGGTAAACCCATGTCCTTGCGTACATATTGAATCCTTTCTTCTAAATCCAGAGAGAAGTCTTTTCGTTCACCAGTAACTCCGAATGATGTTACGTAATAGATAAAACCAGATGAATTCTTTTTCATTTTGTGGATTCGACTTTTTTCTGTTGCCGGAGTTACCAAATGTATGAGATCGATTGCATATTTGGAAGCTTTGGAAAAAAGTTCGTGACTCTCAGGTGAATCAAATGGCAGATCTGGAATGATAAATCCGGAAACTCCAGCCTTGTTCGCAGCAGATAGAAATTTCTCGATCCCCATATGATAGATAGGATTGAAATAAGTCAGATAAACCAACGGAGTCGAAGGATTCGCATCTTTGATAGATCGAGTCGTTGCAAAAATTTTCTCCAAACTAAAAGGATTCATGAAAGCACGAGAGAAAGCTCTTTGGATCACAGGTCCATCTGCGACAGGATCAGAAAAAGGAATTCCCAATTCTAAAATATCTCCTCCGCCTTTGATGATTGCATCCGCCCATCTTTTGCTATCCTCATAATTTGGATCACCGAGCGAAATATAGGGAATAAAAAGTGAACCCTCAGTAGACTTGAACTTCTTGGTAATCTCAGATTCCATTTGCAATTTATATATCTCCTAGTAAGCGATAGACTTCTGCAGCGTCTTTGTCTCCGCGACCCGATAGGCAGATTAGAATGTCTTTTTTCTTACCTAAATCCTTAGCTAATTTTTTCGCAAAGGAAAACGCATGAGCTGTTTCTAATGCTGGAATGATTCCTTCAATTTTGCAAACTTCCAAAAAGCTAGATAGAGCATCATCGTCATCTACATTAGCATAGCTAACT of Leptospira sp. GIMC2001 contains these proteins:
- the trpA gene encoding tryptophan synthase subunit alpha, producing MESEITKKFKSTEGSLFIPYISLGDPNYEDSKRWADAIIKGGGDILELGIPFSDPVADGPVIQRAFSRAFMNPFSLEKIFATTRSIKDANPSTPLVYLTYFNPIYHMGIEKFLSAANKAGVSGFIIPDLPFDSPESHELFSKASKYAIDLIHLVTPATEKSRIHKMKKNSSGFIYYVTSFGVTGERKDFSLDLEERIQYVRKDMGLPIAAGFGISTPDQAAKISKFSDGVIIGSSIQKIIEDHGSNLEICAEKLEIYCKSIRSAMR